In a single window of the Nodularia spumigena CCY9414 genome:
- a CDS encoding 1-aminocyclopropane-1-carboxylate deaminase/D-cysteine desulfhydrase, which translates to MSSPFLPPFTQQIDNAIARQAGVELSVLRLDCMHPLVNGNKWFKLKYNLLEAKEQNFTTLLTFGGAYSNHIFATAAAGNLFGFRTIGVIRGEERLPLNPTLSFAVQQGMQLVYLNRETYRQKHTKELQEDLKQRFGEVFIIPEGGSNLNGVRGCTEIVGYAGAFDTICLACGTGTTLAGTALALNQGQRVIGFPVLKNGGFLAEEIDNLLRNYLESGLSVPNHSPAPWELMCDYHFGGYAKVNEQLLMFSKQFEQAHSIPLDYVYTAKMFYGVVDLLKRGFFPKGDRLLLLHTGGLQGVLL; encoded by the coding sequence ATGTCCTCACCCTTTCTTCCGCCCTTTACCCAGCAAATAGACAACGCGATCGCCCGCCAGGCTGGTGTAGAATTATCAGTACTGCGCCTCGATTGTATGCACCCATTAGTTAACGGTAACAAATGGTTTAAGTTGAAATACAACCTCTTGGAGGCTAAAGAGCAAAATTTCACAACTTTGCTAACCTTTGGTGGTGCTTATTCTAACCACATCTTTGCTACCGCAGCAGCTGGTAATCTCTTCGGCTTCCGCACGATTGGGGTAATTCGTGGTGAGGAAAGATTACCACTCAACCCAACGCTGAGTTTTGCTGTACAGCAAGGGATGCAGCTTGTATATCTTAATCGTGAGACTTACCGACAAAAGCACACAAAAGAATTACAGGAAGATTTAAAACAGCGTTTCGGTGAAGTGTTTATTATTCCTGAAGGTGGTAGCAATTTAAACGGCGTGCGTGGTTGTACAGAAATAGTTGGCTATGCTGGCGCTTTTGATACTATCTGCTTGGCTTGTGGTACAGGTACTACATTAGCTGGTACTGCACTTGCGCTCAATCAAGGACAAAGAGTGATTGGTTTTCCTGTGCTGAAAAATGGGGGATTTCTCGCCGAGGAAATTGACAATTTGCTGAGGAATTATTTAGAGTCTGGGTTATCTGTACCCAATCATTCTCCAGCACCTTGGGAATTGATGTGTGATTATCACTTTGGTGGTTATGCAAAGGTTAATGAACAACTGCTGATGTTCAGCAAGCAATTTGAACAGGCGCACAGCATACCGCTCGATTACGTATATACTGCAAAAATGTTCTATGGTGTAGTGGATTTACTGAAGCGGGGATTTTTTCCAAAAGGCGATCGCTTGTTACTATTACATACAGGCGGATTACAGGGTGTACTGCTGTAA